The following is a genomic window from Polypterus senegalus isolate Bchr_013 chromosome 9, ASM1683550v1, whole genome shotgun sequence.
ATGCTCAGGTCTGACACTTAGGCAAGACACAATTGTACCATTGCCCAAGTAAAGCTTGGCACAATTACAGCCCGAATAAACCTCTGGTCTTACCATAGACACGTCTATACTATTACCCAAGTGACATTCGTGACTAACACTTTTAGCTCTGTTTTAACAGCCCGAGTGACATttgggtctaacgctaaggatATTAATGGCTAAAAATCCATaccaagttttaattaaaaattcagcCATTTCTAGTGTAATGTATTTGTATATGTCTTTCAGACTAAAACTAACTTTTTAACTAATAACAAATGTATCACTGATTAATGTAatgattaattcatttatttaacatGGATGTCCCTCTTTTCCGTCAAAGGCTTCTTAACGTTTCTGCTACTTAAATAGAATCACTTGCAGGCGTTCACGTTTCTTGAACCAATAAAAGTGCAGCTTCTCACACAGCACAAGACGTGGCTGCTTCTTCTCCTATCTTTCTGTTTTTAGTCAAGCCACCAATCAGGTTTAACTGCACAGCATTCTGGGTAATGTTCTTAAAGGAGTATATTCACCTGTTACACACCACTCCCATAAAGTTATGTAGACAGATACATTTACCTTTACATTGAAACAAAATCCCATTTCCCGTTCCCTTTTACACGTTGTCTTGTGTTTAATGTTTAAAAGCGTTTGCCAGTTTTCCACTAGTTTTTAGCATCATGTTTAAACAGTTTTCTCAAAATCCATCTAGAAGAATTATTTCATCCAGTATATGGGATCAAATGGCATATTTGTCTACTACTAATTGGAATTTATCTCAGTTTAAAAAATTCAGAGACTCTCAAACATATAGAAGGACAAGCTTATTTTTCTTGGTTTGTACATCATTACCCCCTAATAAAACTATACGCTTGacacaattttgtgattttagcAGAGCATTTCTTTTCTCTGGTTGGCATTGATCAAATTAGGCTCAGCCTCCATCAGTCATGGCAGTTTTAGATTTTGGAACCGAGACATCTGAGTAGTGCGTAATTCAATGTGGTGAGCTCACCTCATGAATTCAGTCTGTTTGCTCTGAAAAAAAAGAGTCGAAATAAAATCGGAGCATACAAATCAATAAAACTTAAACAGTCACTTTATccgttttttattattagtataatGAAAGTGAAGCaactttgcatttttgtttaattcatcTTCCTTTTGTCTCATCTACTTTCCTACAGGTGGCTTCCTGTAACAGGAAAGAAATGGACAGCAGCAACAGCTTTATAGAGTTTGACGTGCCCGAATACAGCAGTACTGTCCTGAGCCAGCTCAACGAATTACGCCTCCAAGGGAAGCTATGCGACATTATAGTCCACATTCAGGGACAGCCGTTTAGGGCTCACAAGGCCGTTCTAGCTGCCAGCTCTCCATACTTCCGAGACCACTCAGCCCTAAGCACCATGAGTGGCCTCTCCATCTCCGTCATTAAGAACCCCGAGGTTTTTGAGCAGCTGCTCTCCTTCTGCTATACTGGACGGATGTCGCTACAGCTGAAGGACGTTATCAGCTTCCTCACAGCGGCCAGCTTCCTGCAAATGCAAGCGGTTATTGACAAGTGCACACAGATTCTGGAGGGCATTCACTCCAAGATGAGTCTTCCCGGAGGGGCTGACACCATGCTCAGTGTGAAGGAGAGTCAACAGGCCAGTCGCAATGGCGTCAAAGATGGCAACCTCTTTGTCAACCCACTGGAGATCTCCCCTCCTTATATCACCAGGCAGACAAATGCGCTGGCAAATGATTCTGCCAAATTTGACGCCAACTCTACCAAAAGCCTCAGGCAGCGACTTCAGGAGGAGGGCCAATCAGATCGAGGCAGCAGCGGGAGCATCTCTGAGCACGAGAATGCCCTGGAAGCAGAACAGGAACAAATGGATATAATAAGCCGGGATGGGCATGTGACAGACATCAAAGTGAAGCAGGAAAAGGCTGACCGGCCAAGTTGTTCAGACAGCTCTTCTGCTGGGGATGATGGCTACCACACTGAATTGGTGGATGGAGATCAGGTGGTAGCAGTGAGTGTAGGCTCTTTTGGACCAGTGCTACCACATTCTGCCTACGCGTACCCGCATTTGACTTCACAGTCTTCCTCTTTTGTGAGCCTCAGCAGTTCTAGTCCCTCTCGCTCAATTCTTAGCGGCTTCCGAGGTGGCCGTGCACGGCCCAAAAGGCCTCTGGCAACCGTGCCATCAGAGGTCTCCAATGTGATCAAAACAGCCACTACTGAGGATGGAGAGACGGTGATGGGCAGTCCCGGGTTTGAGAACGACATCCGTGAGCGGAGCATGCGTGGTCAGTGGTACCCTTACAATGAGCGGCTCATCTGCATCTACTGCGGCAAGTCGTTCAACCAGAAGGGCAGTCTGGACCGTCACATGCGCCTACACATGGGCATCACTCCTTTTGTTTGCAAGTTCTGTGGCAAGAAATACACACGAAAGGACCAGCTAGAGTATCACATCCGTGGGCACACAGACAACAAACCTTTCCACTGTGAAATCTGTGGTAAGTGCTTCCCCTTTCAGGGCACCTTGAACCAGCACCTGCGGAAAAAACACATGGGGGGAGCCGAGCTGCGCAACCACATGGAGTCTCCAGACAGAACGGAGGGCATGACGGAGTCCAAGGACAGCGACGAAGCAGCAGCTTCTGACAGCCACATGGAATACAGCTCACAGTACAGCGAGGAGTCTGTCCTGAATAACGAAAGCAATGACAGTGTCAAGCGTAGCCCACAATAGGCTTGCAAATCAacttttttaatgctttttttttttttttcccttggatgtagctttaaaaTTTCCACCACTTCAGAGTTCATCTTCAACATTCAAAATAGTCATGGTTACGTGATCTCATATCTTGGTGGTGGGCAACACCGTGCGAGTTAAATGCATTTAGCTCACACTGAGAGCACTTCAACAATAACCTTTGCTGTTTGCTtatccttatttatttttatactctcAATAAGAAGCGGGTCCATCATTAATATGTCTCTTAATTAGTTTGTACGCACTTGATATTCTTCTCCAAATATAATCAATTGTGTTTTAGGACACACTTGATATTTTTGCCCCCCATCTTGAACAGAACAGTGACCCTTCTCCTCCGAGATGGCTTTGCTGAGCCAGTATTGAAATTCATGAGCTAACCTGAATTGCCTTTCTGCAAGGTCGTGCAGATTTAGGTGGTGAAGTGAATGCTTTCTCTGCCCTTTTGATAATGTTGACATTGACCGCCAAAATGAGGGCCACTTCAGTTCAGATCGGTTTCATTTTTATAAGCCAGCTGAGAAAAGTTCTCCTTGATGGAGTTCCCTCCATGTTGAACATATTCTTTCATGGTTACGTTACATGAGCCTTCTTCAGTCTTTTATGCCCCCAGACTTGATAAGGCGTCGCTTGCCTTATTTTACAGCAGTGAACTCATCATTTATGATGGCACTGCAGCCGTTAAGATACCCCATTATGTGTTTTTAAGGAAGGggtaaaattaagttttttttttttttgttttttttttgtgatacttATAATAACGTGTTGCTCTAGGCCGACTTCCAAACCATTTGGAAGTCTACAgcactaatgattttttttttttttaaagtttaatccttaatgtttgacattttaatgaaacaattactgtgacacacatgtattttgtttcAGAAGCCTTTGTAATATAAGgctttttaaagaaacaatagtttttttcagtgttttattgaAATCTCAATTTTGAACTTCAAGCCAAAAACAAAGGTATGGCACCAACATCTGCTGCTAACACTAAGCACTCTATGCATGCAATTtccaatgatctttttttttttttaacactaagaCTGGGAATCATGTGCTGACTGGCTCATCGAGCTCCCcatacacatttttaattttatttatttatatatttaatacttCGGTTTGCTGTCCCCTTTACACTGCTTCTCTTActtcttggcataaagtctctctctttctctcacagaGCTGCTCATCAATTTCACTACTACTGCTGtcctgatttattattattattattattattattttttacataaataggAAGGAAACCTCTTCTGGCTGCTCTGCCAGTTACATTGCATTTACATGTGTTTTTCCTAAAACTTTGACTCAAAGTGACATGCAAATCCACAAGAGCAGAGCACAGTTGTTTCCATAGTTCTATAATGTGAACGTAGGCAGGTGAAGTaactcactcagggtcacacggtGTTCTAAACCTGTGACTTTAACActgtagccactagggggcacactTTCACAATCTCCAGTTTAAATTTTGTTATAGTGCCATTGGCCTTGCCTTAACAGTCTGTTATTTAATAAGAATTACTCTTTTATAGCAAAGGAGAAATTTTAGAGTACACtgaaaatttctttttcttcttttttttttaaatgagagtAAAGGGAGAGAAGATGCACACTAAATGCACTCAGTGTACGGCTTCCGGGCCGCGTTTCCTGCACATCACAGACACTTGGTGATTAAATCTGTGCTGCCAGCGGAGTGTATCCCTTAACCTGGGCCTCACATCACACacccttgttttttttctttcttttttttttttttttttttgtatgcaatTTAACAGACAGTTGCTTTGACCTGAGCTGAGGCACAGTGTTGTGAACACTACTTTCAGCTTTCCATGCATGTCTCACTTGCCAAGCAAAAGATTTATACGATAAGGTGAACCTAAAACAGTCATGACAAGTCGAATTTATGGGTCTACGCCTAAACTGAGAATTTGTCCCTGAAAGGAAATGGAAAAGGAATAGTTGTCAGGACtcctttatttctattttttttttttttttttaaatattatttaaaaaaaaagcacttaGAAGAGAATTTCTGCGCCATTTATTGGTCTATTTTTGATACAGCAAAggcctttcttttgttttctcctcCTTGGTCATATGCAACAGGATTCAGAGTGCAGTGCCGCTAGCTGTGCTGCCGATACCCTGCCACACACAAGACTCCATGTTTCTTCTGAAGAGGACTGTAACTTGATACGTGATGGCAGTCAGGATGGTGCTACAGAGATGAAGCTGAAGCGTTTGGTTTTAAAATACCCAGCGATTGctgctttttcactttttaattctgttttatctTTAGGATTCTGGTTTGTGTGGGGTgtatttctttgccttttttttcttcaagggaAAACCGGTAATTGTGtgaatttatttgaacaaaagtcaaaggaattgtattaatgtaattttttttttattttttcctttctcatGTGCCACTGTATCTGGCTCAATGACACATACCATTAACCTTCCCTGAAAATCAAGTTCAGAACAGGATTCCAGTGTTTTCAACTGTTAACTACTCTTTGGTGCTCAATgttgaagtttttattttattatttttttttttaacatatctgCTGACATTACATAAGCTGGTTTTTACATTGTTGTGTTTTAATGGTTCACTTTTTATGATGTACAGTGCAGTTGGTGGTCAAACACGTTAATCACAGGCCTTAACCTGCTGGTTCTGATGTGCATTGCAGAGGAGTCGAGGCTCGCTGGCTTTTATATTAAGAGCAGTGATCCACAACTCCTCTGCTGGAATCGGAACCAAAATCATGCAAATGTACAGGGCAGTCTTTTAACATCAAACTCTTTAAGCCGcatattattgtttctttttcaactgTATGCTGTTGTATAAAACCTCTTCAGAGCACATAATGATGTCGGTCCCTGTGAAAGGTGCTGTTCTTACATTTTTGAGTGAGCCACATGAACAGGCTGTCATGTTTGACTCGTGTCTTTTACGTGCTGTGGCCCACTTCAGCCCTAAGTTGCATTTAAGTCGGGTTATGTAGTGCTTATTTTGCCATGCATGTGTGAAGTACGTGTACATTTGGAGCTCTGTCAGGTTAAGGGATTTGTGCAGGTGGTCACACAAGCTAAAAAGCTGCTGAAACTTTATGGTCCAGTAAAGGCAGTTGTGACTTAAATGGATCAGAGGTTTGACTCCTTCCTTAATTAGATAAATTTAGTGTATTTCTGCTCAGAATGGAGGTGGAGATAACTCAGTACATCAT
Proteins encoded in this region:
- the zbtb34 gene encoding zinc finger and BTB domain-containing protein 34 — its product is MDSSNSFIEFDVPEYSSTVLSQLNELRLQGKLCDIIVHIQGQPFRAHKAVLAASSPYFRDHSALSTMSGLSISVIKNPEVFEQLLSFCYTGRMSLQLKDVISFLTAASFLQMQAVIDKCTQILEGIHSKMSLPGGADTMLSVKESQQASRNGVKDGNLFVNPLEISPPYITRQTNALANDSAKFDANSTKSLRQRLQEEGQSDRGSSGSISEHENALEAEQEQMDIISRDGHVTDIKVKQEKADRPSCSDSSSAGDDGYHTELVDGDQVVAVSVGSFGPVLPHSAYAYPHLTSQSSSFVSLSSSSPSRSILSGFRGGRARPKRPLATVPSEVSNVIKTATTEDGETVMGSPGFENDIRERSMRGQWYPYNERLICIYCGKSFNQKGSLDRHMRLHMGITPFVCKFCGKKYTRKDQLEYHIRGHTDNKPFHCEICGKCFPFQGTLNQHLRKKHMGGAELRNHMESPDRTEGMTESKDSDEAAASDSHMEYSSQYSEESVLNNESNDSVKRSPQ